A stretch of Brassica rapa cultivar Chiifu-401-42 chromosome A08, CAAS_Brap_v3.01, whole genome shotgun sequence DNA encodes these proteins:
- the LOC103833523 gene encoding 60S ribosome subunit biogenesis protein NIP7 homolog, producing MRPLDENETTVVFEKIFKFVGNNLKNIVENPSHEGPEPEPGRYCFRLQKSRVYYVSESLVKRATNISRKSLVSLGTCIGKYTHAGSFHLTIMSLNLLAANAKHKVWLKPTSEMSFLYGNHVLKGGLGRITDSIVPGDGVVVFSMSDVPLGFGIAAKSTQDCRKLDPNGIVVLHQADIGEYLRDEDEL from the coding sequence ATGCGACCTTTGGACGAAAACGAGACGACCGTCGTCTTCGAGAAGATCTTCAAATTCGTGGGCAACAACCTCAAGAACATCGTCGAGAACCCATCTCACGAAGGACCCGAACCAGAGCCCGGCCGCTACTGCTTCCGCCTCCAGAAGAGCAGAGTCTACTACGTCAGCGAGTCTCTCGTGAAGCGAGCCACCAACATCTCCCGCAAAAGCCTGGTCTCCCTCGGAACCTGCATCGGGAAGTACACCCACGCCGGGAGCTTCCACCTGACGATAATGTCGCTCAACCTCTTGGCGGCGAACGCGAAGCACAAGGTGTGGCTGAAACCCACGTCGGAGATGTCCTTTCTTTACGGGAACCATGTGTTGAAAGGAGGGCTTGGGAGGATTACTGATAGTATTGTGCCTGGAGATGGAGTTGTCGTGTTCTCCATGTCGGATGTTCCGTTGGGGTTTGGGATTGCGGCGAAGAGTACGCAGGATTGTCGGAAGTTGGATCCGAATGGTATCGTTGTGCTTCATCAGGCTGATATTGGAGAGTATTTGAGAGATGAAGACGAGCTTTGA
- the LOC103833525 gene encoding vesicle-associated membrane protein 724 isoform X1: MERKPSLKMMYFFCFTFSAYCVVAKDALSKQTWIAFLERVKADFKKRYGGGKASAAIAKSLNKEFMYLPTTSLQLLGTLTNERLFFENCRPVMKEHMKYIVDHAEEIEKLIKVKAQVSEVKSIMLENIDKAIDRGENLTVLSDKTENLRSQAQEYKKQGTQVRRKLWYQNMKIKLVVLGILLLHVLIIWLSICHGFDCTD, translated from the exons ATGGAGAGGAAACCCTCCTTGAAAATGatgtatttcttttgttttacgTTTTCAGCATATTGTGTTGTGGCAAAAGATGCTCTTAGCAAGCAAACATGGATCGCATTTCTGGAGCGTGTGAAAGCTGATTTCAAGAAAAGGTATGGAGGTGGGAAAGCAAGTGCAGCTATCGCCAAAAGTCTCAACAAGGAGTTCATGTACTTACCTACTACTTCCTTACAACTTTTGGGGACTCTAACGAATGAGAGACTTTTCTTTGAAAATTGCAGGCCGGTGATGAAAGAACACATGAAGTATATTGTTGACCATGCAGAGGAGAttgaaaaactaataaaagtcaAGGCTCAAGTTTCAGAAGTCAAAAGCATAATGTTGGAGAATATTGACAAG GCAATTGACAGAGGGGAAAATCTAACGGTTCTTAGTGACAAGACCGAGAATCTACGCTCTCAG GCGCAGGAGTACAAGAAACAAGGGACACAAGTGAGGAGGAAACTGTGGTACCAGAACATGAAGATAAAACTGGTGGTTCTTGGGATCTTGCTACTACATGTTCTCATAATCTGGCTTTCGATTTGTCACGGCTTCGACTGCACAGATTAA
- the LOC103833525 gene encoding vesicle-associated membrane protein 724 isoform X2: MERKPSLKMMYFFCFTFSAYCVVAKDALSKQTWIAFLERVKADFKKRYGGGKASAAIAKSLNKEFMPVMKEHMKYIVDHAEEIEKLIKVKAQVSEVKSIMLENIDKAIDRGENLTVLSDKTENLRSQAQEYKKQGTQVRRKLWYQNMKIKLVVLGILLLHVLIIWLSICHGFDCTD, encoded by the exons ATGGAGAGGAAACCCTCCTTGAAAATGatgtatttcttttgttttacgTTTTCAGCATATTGTGTTGTGGCAAAAGATGCTCTTAGCAAGCAAACATGGATCGCATTTCTGGAGCGTGTGAAAGCTGATTTCAAGAAAAGGTATGGAGGTGGGAAAGCAAGTGCAGCTATCGCCAAAAGTCTCAACAAGGAGTTCAT GCCGGTGATGAAAGAACACATGAAGTATATTGTTGACCATGCAGAGGAGAttgaaaaactaataaaagtcaAGGCTCAAGTTTCAGAAGTCAAAAGCATAATGTTGGAGAATATTGACAAG GCAATTGACAGAGGGGAAAATCTAACGGTTCTTAGTGACAAGACCGAGAATCTACGCTCTCAG GCGCAGGAGTACAAGAAACAAGGGACACAAGTGAGGAGGAAACTGTGGTACCAGAACATGAAGATAAAACTGGTGGTTCTTGGGATCTTGCTACTACATGTTCTCATAATCTGGCTTTCGATTTGTCACGGCTTCGACTGCACAGATTAA
- the LOC103833525 gene encoding vesicle-associated membrane protein 724 isoform X3: MERKPSLKMMYFFCFTFSAYCVVAKDALSKQTWIAFLERVKADFKKRPVMKEHMKYIVDHAEEIEKLIKVKAQVSEVKSIMLENIDKAIDRGENLTVLSDKTENLRSQAQEYKKQGTQVRRKLWYQNMKIKLVVLGILLLHVLIIWLSICHGFDCTD, translated from the exons ATGGAGAGGAAACCCTCCTTGAAAATGatgtatttcttttgttttacgTTTTCAGCATATTGTGTTGTGGCAAAAGATGCTCTTAGCAAGCAAACATGGATCGCATTTCTGGAGCGTGTGAAAGCTGATTTCAAGAAAAG GCCGGTGATGAAAGAACACATGAAGTATATTGTTGACCATGCAGAGGAGAttgaaaaactaataaaagtcaAGGCTCAAGTTTCAGAAGTCAAAAGCATAATGTTGGAGAATATTGACAAG GCAATTGACAGAGGGGAAAATCTAACGGTTCTTAGTGACAAGACCGAGAATCTACGCTCTCAG GCGCAGGAGTACAAGAAACAAGGGACACAAGTGAGGAGGAAACTGTGGTACCAGAACATGAAGATAAAACTGGTGGTTCTTGGGATCTTGCTACTACATGTTCTCATAATCTGGCTTTCGATTTGTCACGGCTTCGACTGCACAGATTAA